A single region of the Lacerta agilis isolate rLacAgi1 chromosome 9, rLacAgi1.pri, whole genome shotgun sequence genome encodes:
- the LOC117053003 gene encoding alcohol dehydrogenase 1-like isoform X1, which produces MDTPGKTIKCKAAVAWAVGKPLSIEEVEVAPPKAHEVRVKVIATGICGTDDHVLTGSFPKVNYPVIPGHEGAGIVESIGEGVTCVKPGDKVIPLCLPQCGECASCLKPNTNCCLKTHLLEPQNLMPDKTSRFTCQGKLVHHFLWISTFSEYTVMPDSTVVKIDDDAPLDKVCLFGCGFSTGYGAALNTAQVTPGSSCAVFGLGGVGLSVVMGCKAAGASQIIGIDINKDKFVAAKELGATECLNPLDYKKPIQEVLVEMTGHGVDYAFEVVGCLDTLTAALASCHMGCGVCVMVGVPPLGSRLSFDPMLLFTGRTLKGSFIGGWKMKDSIPQLVSSYMEEKFKPDILITHTLPFSKISEGFDLLHAGKRQGVINKKRSPL; this is translated from the exons ATGGACACTCCTGGGAAA ACTATAAAATGCAAGGCTGCTGTTGCCTGGGCAGTTGGGAAGCCACTCTCTATTGAAGAGGTGGAAGTTGCCCCTCCAAAAGCTCACGAAGTTCGTGTTAAG GTAATAGCCACAGGGATATGTGGAACTGACGACCATGTTCTGACAGGCTCTTTCCCTAAAGTCAATTATCCTGTCATTCCTGGGCACGAAGGAGCTGGAATTGTAGAGAGCATAGGTGAAGGAGTGACTTGTGTGAAGCCAG GAGACAAAGTTATCCCTCTTTGTCTGCCTCAATGCGGAGAATGTGCCTCGTGCTTGAAACCTAACACCAACTGTTGCCTAAAAACCCA CCTTCTTGAACCACAGAATCTAATGCCAGACAAAACCAGCCGATTCACCTGCCAGGGGAAGTTAGTTCACCACTTCCTTTGGATCAGCACTTTCTCAGAATATACAGTCATGCCTGACTCAACCGTTGTTAAAATTGATGATGATGCCCCTCTGGATAAAGTCTGTCTTTTCGGCTGTGGATTTTCCACCGGCTATGGAGCTGCCCTCAATACAGCTCAG GTCACGCCAGGTTCCTCCTGTGCTGTCTTTGGTTTGGGAGGAGTTGGTCTTTCTGTGGTCATGGGATGCAAAGCAGCTGGAGCTTCGCAGATCATTGGGATCGACATTAACAAAGACAAATTTGTAGCAGCGAAAGAACTGGGAGCCACAGAATGCCTTAACCCTCTGGATTACAAGAAGCCAATTCAGGAAGTGCTGGTTGAAATGACAGGTCATGGTGTTGACTATGCATTTGAGGTTGTTGGGTGTTTGGATACGTTG ACAGCTGCTCTAGCGTCCTGTCACATGGGCTGCGGAGTCTGCGTGATGGTTGGTGTGCCTCCTTTAGGCTCTAGGCTCTCCTTCGATCCTATGCTGCTTTTTACAGGACGCACTTTGAAAGGGAGCTTCATTGGAG GATGGAAGATGAAAGATTCTATCCCTCAGCTGGTATCCAGTTACATGGAGGAGAAGTTTAAGCCAGATATTTTAATAACCCACACCTTGCCATTCAGCAAGATCAGCGAAGGATTCGATTTGCTTCATGCAGGGAAGAG
- the LOC117053003 gene encoding alcohol dehydrogenase 1-like isoform X4: MDTPGKTIKCKAAVAWAVGKPLSIEEVEVAPPKAHEVRVKVIATGICGTDDHVLTGSFPKVNYPVIPGHEGAGIVESIGEGVTCVKPGDKVIPLCLPQCGECASCLKPNTNCCLKTHLLEPQNLMPDKTSRFTCQGKLVHHFLWISTFSEYTVMPDSTVVKIDDDAPLDKVCLFGCGFSTGYGAALNTAQVTPGSSCAVFGLGGVGLSVVMGCKAAGASQIIGIDINKDKFVAAKELGATECLNPLDYKKPIQEVLVEMTGHGVDYAFEVVGCLDTLTAALASCHMGCGVCVMVGVPPLGSRLSFDPMLLFTGRTLKGSFIGEFSLKPLTF, from the exons ATGGACACTCCTGGGAAA ACTATAAAATGCAAGGCTGCTGTTGCCTGGGCAGTTGGGAAGCCACTCTCTATTGAAGAGGTGGAAGTTGCCCCTCCAAAAGCTCACGAAGTTCGTGTTAAG GTAATAGCCACAGGGATATGTGGAACTGACGACCATGTTCTGACAGGCTCTTTCCCTAAAGTCAATTATCCTGTCATTCCTGGGCACGAAGGAGCTGGAATTGTAGAGAGCATAGGTGAAGGAGTGACTTGTGTGAAGCCAG GAGACAAAGTTATCCCTCTTTGTCTGCCTCAATGCGGAGAATGTGCCTCGTGCTTGAAACCTAACACCAACTGTTGCCTAAAAACCCA CCTTCTTGAACCACAGAATCTAATGCCAGACAAAACCAGCCGATTCACCTGCCAGGGGAAGTTAGTTCACCACTTCCTTTGGATCAGCACTTTCTCAGAATATACAGTCATGCCTGACTCAACCGTTGTTAAAATTGATGATGATGCCCCTCTGGATAAAGTCTGTCTTTTCGGCTGTGGATTTTCCACCGGCTATGGAGCTGCCCTCAATACAGCTCAG GTCACGCCAGGTTCCTCCTGTGCTGTCTTTGGTTTGGGAGGAGTTGGTCTTTCTGTGGTCATGGGATGCAAAGCAGCTGGAGCTTCGCAGATCATTGGGATCGACATTAACAAAGACAAATTTGTAGCAGCGAAAGAACTGGGAGCCACAGAATGCCTTAACCCTCTGGATTACAAGAAGCCAATTCAGGAAGTGCTGGTTGAAATGACAGGTCATGGTGTTGACTATGCATTTGAGGTTGTTGGGTGTTTGGATACGTTG ACAGCTGCTCTAGCGTCCTGTCACATGGGCTGCGGAGTCTGCGTGATGGTTGGTGTGCCTCCTTTAGGCTCTAGGCTCTCCTTCGATCCTATGCTGCTTTTTACAGGACGCACTTTGAAAGGGAGCTTCATTGGAG AATTTTCTTTAAAGCCACTGACATTCTGA
- the LOC117053003 gene encoding alcohol dehydrogenase 1-like isoform X2 has translation MDTPGKTIKCKAAVAWAVGKPLSIEEVEVAPPKAHEVRVKVIATGICGTDDHVLTGSFPKVNYPVIPGHEGAGIVESIGEGVTCVKPGDKVIPLCLPQCGECASCLKPNTNCCLKTHLLEPQNLMPDKTSRFTCQGKLVHHFLWISTFSEYTVMPDSTVVKIDDDAPLDKVCLFGCGFSTGYGAALNTAQVTPGSSCAVFGLGGVGLSVVMGCKAAGASQIIGIDINKDKFVAAKELGATECLNPLDYKKPIQEVLVEMTGHGVDYAFEVVGCLDTLTAALASCHMGCGVCVMVGVPPLGSRLSFDPMLLFTGRTLKGSFIGGWKMKDSIPQLVSSYMEEKFKPDILITHTLPFSKISEGFDLLHAGKSIRIVLVF, from the exons ATGGACACTCCTGGGAAA ACTATAAAATGCAAGGCTGCTGTTGCCTGGGCAGTTGGGAAGCCACTCTCTATTGAAGAGGTGGAAGTTGCCCCTCCAAAAGCTCACGAAGTTCGTGTTAAG GTAATAGCCACAGGGATATGTGGAACTGACGACCATGTTCTGACAGGCTCTTTCCCTAAAGTCAATTATCCTGTCATTCCTGGGCACGAAGGAGCTGGAATTGTAGAGAGCATAGGTGAAGGAGTGACTTGTGTGAAGCCAG GAGACAAAGTTATCCCTCTTTGTCTGCCTCAATGCGGAGAATGTGCCTCGTGCTTGAAACCTAACACCAACTGTTGCCTAAAAACCCA CCTTCTTGAACCACAGAATCTAATGCCAGACAAAACCAGCCGATTCACCTGCCAGGGGAAGTTAGTTCACCACTTCCTTTGGATCAGCACTTTCTCAGAATATACAGTCATGCCTGACTCAACCGTTGTTAAAATTGATGATGATGCCCCTCTGGATAAAGTCTGTCTTTTCGGCTGTGGATTTTCCACCGGCTATGGAGCTGCCCTCAATACAGCTCAG GTCACGCCAGGTTCCTCCTGTGCTGTCTTTGGTTTGGGAGGAGTTGGTCTTTCTGTGGTCATGGGATGCAAAGCAGCTGGAGCTTCGCAGATCATTGGGATCGACATTAACAAAGACAAATTTGTAGCAGCGAAAGAACTGGGAGCCACAGAATGCCTTAACCCTCTGGATTACAAGAAGCCAATTCAGGAAGTGCTGGTTGAAATGACAGGTCATGGTGTTGACTATGCATTTGAGGTTGTTGGGTGTTTGGATACGTTG ACAGCTGCTCTAGCGTCCTGTCACATGGGCTGCGGAGTCTGCGTGATGGTTGGTGTGCCTCCTTTAGGCTCTAGGCTCTCCTTCGATCCTATGCTGCTTTTTACAGGACGCACTTTGAAAGGGAGCTTCATTGGAG GATGGAAGATGAAAGATTCTATCCCTCAGCTGGTATCCAGTTACATGGAGGAGAAGTTTAAGCCAGATATTTTAATAACCCACACCTTGCCATTCAGCAAGATCAGCGAAGGATTCGATTTGCTTCATGCAGGGAAGAG CATTCGCATTGTCTTGGTGTTTTGA
- the LOC117053003 gene encoding alcohol dehydrogenase 1-like isoform X3, with amino-acid sequence MDTPGKVIATGICGTDDHVLTGSFPKVNYPVIPGHEGAGIVESIGEGVTCVKPGDKVIPLCLPQCGECASCLKPNTNCCLKTHLLEPQNLMPDKTSRFTCQGKLVHHFLWISTFSEYTVMPDSTVVKIDDDAPLDKVCLFGCGFSTGYGAALNTAQVTPGSSCAVFGLGGVGLSVVMGCKAAGASQIIGIDINKDKFVAAKELGATECLNPLDYKKPIQEVLVEMTGHGVDYAFEVVGCLDTLTAALASCHMGCGVCVMVGVPPLGSRLSFDPMLLFTGRTLKGSFIGGWKMKDSIPQLVSSYMEEKFKPDILITHTLPFSKISEGFDLLHAGKRQGVINKKRSPL; translated from the exons ATGGACACTCCTGGGAAA GTAATAGCCACAGGGATATGTGGAACTGACGACCATGTTCTGACAGGCTCTTTCCCTAAAGTCAATTATCCTGTCATTCCTGGGCACGAAGGAGCTGGAATTGTAGAGAGCATAGGTGAAGGAGTGACTTGTGTGAAGCCAG GAGACAAAGTTATCCCTCTTTGTCTGCCTCAATGCGGAGAATGTGCCTCGTGCTTGAAACCTAACACCAACTGTTGCCTAAAAACCCA CCTTCTTGAACCACAGAATCTAATGCCAGACAAAACCAGCCGATTCACCTGCCAGGGGAAGTTAGTTCACCACTTCCTTTGGATCAGCACTTTCTCAGAATATACAGTCATGCCTGACTCAACCGTTGTTAAAATTGATGATGATGCCCCTCTGGATAAAGTCTGTCTTTTCGGCTGTGGATTTTCCACCGGCTATGGAGCTGCCCTCAATACAGCTCAG GTCACGCCAGGTTCCTCCTGTGCTGTCTTTGGTTTGGGAGGAGTTGGTCTTTCTGTGGTCATGGGATGCAAAGCAGCTGGAGCTTCGCAGATCATTGGGATCGACATTAACAAAGACAAATTTGTAGCAGCGAAAGAACTGGGAGCCACAGAATGCCTTAACCCTCTGGATTACAAGAAGCCAATTCAGGAAGTGCTGGTTGAAATGACAGGTCATGGTGTTGACTATGCATTTGAGGTTGTTGGGTGTTTGGATACGTTG ACAGCTGCTCTAGCGTCCTGTCACATGGGCTGCGGAGTCTGCGTGATGGTTGGTGTGCCTCCTTTAGGCTCTAGGCTCTCCTTCGATCCTATGCTGCTTTTTACAGGACGCACTTTGAAAGGGAGCTTCATTGGAG GATGGAAGATGAAAGATTCTATCCCTCAGCTGGTATCCAGTTACATGGAGGAGAAGTTTAAGCCAGATATTTTAATAACCCACACCTTGCCATTCAGCAAGATCAGCGAAGGATTCGATTTGCTTCATGCAGGGAAGAG